The following coding sequences lie in one Bacteroidales bacterium genomic window:
- a CDS encoding formimidoylglutamase, with protein MDVSIYFEPVDVQKIVDEENKHPNHLFYALSVYQESNKFPDLDNIDIVLFGVGESRASINNYGCSSAPDNVRKFLYTLFKHNTGIKIADLGNIRQGNTIKDTYFACRDVIANMLTRNIIPVIIGGSQDLTYANYLAYESIGRIINIVNVDKSFDLGVGDVALTSKTYLNKIITHQPSYLFNYSSIGYQTYFVDAEAVALMDKLFFDTYRLGIIQGDMEEVEPMVRNADMISVDISAVRQSDAPGNKNATPNGFYGEELCRIMRYAGLSDKLTSLGIYEINPEFDNNGQTSHLAAQAIWYFIEGYYNRKHDFPVKDKKYYSKYRVAIKELQNEIVFYKSKKSDRWWMEVPCPVKLLSKYERHFMVPCSYKDYKTALKEEIPDRWWQAYKKIM; from the coding sequence ATGGATGTATCAATCTATTTCGAGCCGGTAGATGTTCAAAAAATAGTTGATGAGGAAAACAAACATCCTAACCATTTATTTTATGCACTCTCTGTATACCAGGAAAGTAATAAATTCCCTGATCTCGATAATATTGATATAGTATTGTTTGGCGTGGGTGAGAGCCGTGCATCTATTAATAATTATGGTTGTTCAAGTGCCCCCGACAATGTCCGTAAATTTCTTTATACTTTATTTAAGCATAATACCGGAATTAAAATTGCTGATTTAGGAAATATCAGACAGGGAAATACTATTAAGGATACATATTTTGCTTGTCGTGATGTAATTGCGAATATGCTTACACGCAATATAATTCCTGTGATTATTGGCGGTAGTCAAGATCTTACTTATGCGAATTATCTTGCCTATGAATCCATAGGTAGAATAATAAATATTGTTAATGTTGACAAATCCTTTGACCTTGGAGTCGGGGATGTTGCGCTTACTTCAAAAACGTATCTGAATAAAATAATTACTCATCAACCCAGCTATTTGTTTAATTATTCAAGCATTGGGTACCAGACATATTTTGTTGATGCCGAAGCCGTAGCGCTCATGGATAAATTATTTTTTGATACATATCGTTTAGGTATAATACAAGGTGATATGGAAGAAGTAGAACCTATGGTTCGCAATGCGGATATGATATCAGTTGATATTTCGGCTGTTCGCCAATCTGATGCCCCGGGTAATAAAAACGCTACTCCAAACGGGTTTTACGGAGAAGAATTATGTCGCATCATGCGTTATGCAGGATTAAGTGATAAGCTTACTTCTTTGGGAATTTACGAAATAAATCCTGAGTTTGACAATAACGGCCAAACATCTCATTTAGCGGCACAAGCAATCTGGTATTTTATAGAAGGCTATTATAACCGTAAACATGATTTTCCGGTTAAGGATAAAAAATATTATAGTAAGTACAGAGTAGCAATAAAAGAGTTGCAAAACGAAATCGTTTTTTATAAAAGTAAGAAATCCGACCGTTGGTGGATGGAAGTACCCTGTCCTGTAAAACTTTTATCCAAATATGAACGTCATTTTATGGTACCATGCTCATATAAAGACTACAAAACAGCTTTAAAAGAAGAAATTCCCGACCGCTGGTGGCAGGCATACAAGAAAATCATGTAA
- the topA gene encoding type I DNA topoisomerase produces the protein MIKNLVIVESPAKAKTIEKFLGNDFIVKSCFGHIRDLSKKELSVDIKNGFLPQYEIPTDKKKLVDELGKYAKEAQTVWLASDEDREGEAISWHLAEALNLDTAKVKRIAFHEITKTAILEAIENPRTININLVDAQQARRVLDRLVGYELSPLLWKKVRPALSAGRVQSVAVRLIVEREEEIRNFTSVSFFRGGAIFNIMIDGKCNKIKAELSNRFKTKAEAEDFLKRCVGAEFWVKDIETKPAKKSPAPPFITSTLQQDASRKLGFSVSKTMMIAQQLYELGKITYMRTDSVNLSNMALSMAKKEIETTFGSEYVKIRNYKTKSKGAQEAHEAIRPTYINNQTIEGTNDQKKLYDLIWKRTIASQMSDSEIEKTNISISSPSVKEIFVATGEVIKFDGFLKVYFESTDDDEEENNKGMLPPVKPGDKLEREEISMTERFTLQPPRYTEASLVKKLEELGIGRPSTYAPIISTIQKREYVVLGNKDGVERIYYQMFLRNDTISETHKTETVGYEKAKLSPTDIGILVNNFLKENFGDILDYNFTASVELEFDEIAEGKKVWNVMIKDFYKNFHIKVDETQKTAKKVSGSRMLGVDSVTGKNIYVKLGKFGGMIQLGENADDVKPRFVGLLKGQSIDNITLKDALALLSLPRNLGKYENEDVVVGVGRFGPYIRHKGKFYSIKKGDNPLEISLPRSIEIMEGKQTKSDKYIIKEFAENSEIRVLNGRYGPYISAMKKNYKIPKEKEPKDLTLQDCLDVINQVGEKEPSKKTAVKKNKTKKAPKKKTVGKAKKSTAKKAKTTR, from the coding sequence ATGATAAAAAACCTGGTAATAGTAGAATCTCCAGCAAAAGCGAAAACAATTGAGAAATTTCTCGGTAATGATTTTATTGTAAAATCGTGTTTTGGGCATATTCGTGACCTTTCAAAAAAAGAATTGAGTGTGGATATTAAAAATGGATTTCTCCCTCAATACGAAATTCCTACTGATAAAAAAAAGTTAGTTGATGAACTGGGCAAATATGCTAAAGAAGCACAAACCGTGTGGCTTGCATCTGATGAAGACAGAGAGGGTGAAGCCATATCATGGCATTTGGCTGAAGCCTTAAATCTGGATACGGCCAAAGTAAAACGTATTGCTTTTCATGAAATTACCAAAACAGCAATTCTTGAAGCTATAGAAAACCCAAGGACAATTAATATCAATCTTGTTGATGCACAGCAGGCCAGAAGAGTCCTTGACCGTCTGGTGGGATACGAATTATCGCCCCTACTGTGGAAAAAGGTTAGGCCGGCTTTATCTGCCGGAAGAGTTCAATCTGTAGCCGTCAGGCTTATTGTGGAGCGCGAAGAGGAAATTAGAAATTTCACATCGGTGTCTTTTTTCAGAGGCGGGGCAATTTTCAATATCATGATTGACGGCAAATGTAATAAAATAAAAGCCGAATTGTCAAACCGTTTTAAAACAAAAGCTGAAGCGGAAGATTTTCTTAAAAGGTGTGTTGGCGCTGAGTTTTGGGTGAAGGATATTGAAACTAAACCTGCCAAAAAATCACCGGCACCTCCATTCATCACATCAACGCTGCAACAGGATGCTAGTCGTAAACTCGGATTTTCTGTTTCAAAAACCATGATGATTGCCCAACAACTTTACGAATTGGGAAAAATTACCTATATGCGTACCGATTCGGTAAACCTGTCTAATATGGCATTGAGTATGGCAAAAAAAGAAATTGAAACCACATTCGGTAGCGAATATGTGAAAATCAGAAATTATAAAACTAAAAGCAAGGGTGCTCAAGAGGCTCACGAAGCGATAAGACCGACTTATATCAACAATCAGACTATTGAAGGGACTAACGACCAGAAAAAACTATACGATTTAATCTGGAAACGTACTATTGCTTCGCAAATGAGTGATTCTGAAATTGAAAAAACAAATATTTCAATTAGCAGTCCATCGGTAAAAGAAATTTTTGTTGCTACAGGAGAAGTAATTAAGTTTGACGGGTTCCTGAAAGTTTATTTTGAATCAACCGATGATGATGAGGAAGAAAACAATAAAGGAATGTTGCCTCCGGTAAAGCCAGGAGATAAACTTGAGAGGGAAGAGATATCTATGACCGAAAGGTTTACACTTCAACCTCCAAGATATACTGAAGCAAGCCTGGTTAAAAAGCTTGAAGAGCTTGGCATAGGAAGGCCATCAACCTATGCACCAATTATTTCAACAATACAAAAACGCGAATACGTTGTTTTAGGGAACAAAGATGGTGTTGAACGTATCTATTATCAAATGTTTCTCAGGAATGATACAATATCAGAAACACATAAAACCGAAACTGTTGGCTATGAAAAAGCGAAGTTATCACCAACAGATATTGGAATTTTGGTAAACAACTTTTTGAAGGAGAATTTCGGAGATATTTTGGATTATAATTTCACTGCAAGTGTGGAACTGGAATTTGATGAAATTGCCGAAGGGAAAAAGGTTTGGAATGTCATGATAAAAGATTTTTATAAAAATTTCCATATCAAAGTTGATGAAACACAGAAAACAGCAAAGAAAGTGAGCGGTTCACGCATGCTGGGGGTTGATTCTGTTACAGGCAAAAACATTTATGTAAAACTTGGAAAATTCGGAGGAATGATACAACTGGGCGAAAATGCCGACGATGTGAAACCGAGGTTTGTAGGATTGTTAAAAGGGCAAAGTATTGATAACATCACACTAAAAGATGCACTTGCGTTGTTGAGCTTGCCACGAAATCTTGGAAAATATGAAAATGAAGATGTTGTGGTGGGGGTAGGACGTTTTGGGCCTTATATCAGGCATAAAGGAAAGTTTTACTCTATAAAAAAAGGTGACAACCCCCTTGAAATTTCTTTGCCGCGAAGCATTGAAATTATGGAGGGCAAACAGACGAAATCAGATAAATATATTATAAAAGAATTTGCTGAAAATTCTGAAATCAGGGTATTGAACGGAAGATATGGCCCTTACATTTCAGCCATGAAAAAAAATTATAAAATCCCTAAAGAAAAAGAGCCCAAGGATTTGACACTGCAGGATTGCCTGGATGTAATAAATCAGGTTGGTGAAAAAGAACCTTCAAAAAAAACTGCTGTTAAAAAGAATAAAACGAAGAAAGCTCCAAAGAAGAAAACAGTTGGTAAGGCAAAAAAATCAACTGCAAAAAAAGCAAAAACTACTAGGTAA